One part of the Salvelinus fontinalis isolate EN_2023a chromosome 4, ASM2944872v1, whole genome shotgun sequence genome encodes these proteins:
- the ccn1l2 gene encoding cellular communication network factor 1, like 2, whose translation MFSLVSLRRTVSTLFVLLSSAAVMVESDCPTQCSCGASQPPCPAGISWVTDACGCCKVCARQFNQDCSPSQPCDHIKGLHCHLGAGGDPERGLCRAEAQGRPCEFNGRVYQHGEDFQPSCQHQCSCMDGVVGCMPLCPQQVPLPDWRCSQPRLARPRGRCCEEWVCDDKNNISEDPEEPPQAALPDPQPLPNHINNQLQAQALAQPRYQASTGVTFRELVSLPRSQVLLSARCFPQTTDWTECSTTCGMGISSRVTNNNAECRLVRETRLCQVRQCDLQLTPAIKRLKKCQRTVRPQEPIRINFAGCSTTRRHRPHTCGSCADGRCCTPSLTRTVRLRFQCPDGEGFTRNVMWIQSCSCKKSCHNHSSPSRPSVSLHNDIHNFRH comes from the exons ATGTTTTCTCTGGTTAGTTTGAGACGGACCGTCTCCACACTGTTCGTTCTCCTCTCCAGTGCTGCTGTCATG GTGGAGAGTGACTGTCCTACCCAGTGCTCCTGTGGCGCCTCACAGCCACCGTGCCCAGCGGGCATTAGTTGGGTGACAGACGCCTGCGGCTGCTGTAAGGTGTGTGCCAGGCAGTTCAACCAGGACTGCAGCCCCAGCCAGCCCTGTGACCACATCAAGGGCCTGCACTGCCACCTGGGGGCtgggggagacccagagagaggccTGTGCCGAG CGGAGGCCCAGGGCCGGCCCTGTGAGTTCAACGGGCGTGTCTACCAGCATGGAGAGGACTTCCAGCCCAGCTGCCAGCACCAGTGCAGCTGCATGGACGGGGTGGTGGGCTGCATGCCACTCTGTCCCCAGCAGGTGCCCTTGCCCGACTGGCGCTGCTCCCAGCCAAGGCTGGCACGGCCCCGGGGCCGCTGCTGTGAGGAGTGGGTCTGTGATGACAAAAACAACATCAGTGAGGACCCAGAGGAACCTCCACAGGCAGCCCTACCTGACCCACAACCCCTCCCAAACCACATCAACAACCAGCTCCAGGCCCAAGCCCTGGCCCAGCCACGCTATCAGGCCAGCACTGGAGTCACTTTTAGAG AGTTGGTGTCCCTCCCCAGGTCCCAGGTGTTGCTAAGCGCCAGATGCTTCCCTCAGACCACTGATTGGACGGAATGTTCCACCACGTGCGGGATGGGCATCTCAAGCCGGGTGACCAATAACAACGCAGAGTGTCGGCTGGTCAGAGAGACACGACTCTGTCAGGTCCGCCAATGTGACCTGCAGCTTACCCCAGCAATCAAG AGGTTAAAGAAGTGCCAGCGTACAGTGCGCCCCCAGGAGCCAATCAGGATCAACTTTGCTGGCTGCTCCACAACACGCCGCCATCGGCCTCACACCTGTGGCTCCTGTGCGGACGGGCGATGCTGCACCCCTTCACTGACCCGCACCGTCCGCCTGCGCTTCCAATGTCCCGACGGAGAGGGCTTCACACGCAACGTCATGTGGATCCAGAGCTGCAGCTGCAAGAAGAGCTGCCACAATCACAGTTCCCCCTCAAGACCCTCTGTCAGCCTGCACAACGACATCCACAACTTCAGGCACTGA